In the Molothrus ater isolate BHLD 08-10-18 breed brown headed cowbird chromosome 26, BPBGC_Mater_1.1, whole genome shotgun sequence genome, one interval contains:
- the LOC118697081 gene encoding LOW QUALITY PROTEIN: platelet glycoprotein Ib alpha chain-like (The sequence of the model RefSeq protein was modified relative to this genomic sequence to represent the inferred CDS: inserted 2 bases in 1 codon) — protein sequence MEVLALTLVTLLALLPPAQPCSSEMNKVKDLLEVNCTGQALSAVPPDLPADTGILLLSDNRLESLSTTAFLSLTQLQDIDLANNGLVALHTGPLLLSLKELTLSHNALAALPVLEGLPALTHLAVAHNSLETLAPGAFRTVPELQNLDLRGNKMQQLPQEAFAGLKALKELDLSDNLLKELPKELLQDLKKLETLWLSGNQLQTLPTDFFPKGHFFMYVFLTENPWHCNCDLHYLQTWIQKNADIVYQPERGLEETKVEVAPEKVLCHSPAEHRQKPIIHFKLNCSIVEDADEEGGDEYNYEEETREKATMTTFPPHPFIPKEHTTMPCAITSSCLPTLTTTRSPLTRPSLSTPCTSTLSPNPLLVVLTSIRAPGTTIPVPASLTMTPTQTPSTATILTAATTITLHRPATFDNAPSLPTAMSNSPSSTSGHPQTTLAANSIYGSLVGSTGTFPTTSTAVPSTAMLEASSIVTSPCPTLMSANTMLSTHAPTLPPPLDTTHFTQPACSPLPAPPPLCPCSIPGQAVPVLRLQAGGEALQWGQWVLRHCCLLHWVLYLASLALLVLTMLALAGWLTWMCLVGQPSWHQSLQTQEVQYPLLEWRESTGNPMMHLSSFKIPLQQPKFCTIKEVELCPEVTYCTIKDLGIQRSCPASYSFCTTKELWVHXSPLHALVKPFSRKLMVTDLSFLWTPSAYSLDRGVETIGDVRVKYAGNTM from the exons ATGGAGGTCCTTGCCCTGACCCTGGTTACACTTCTGGCTCTGCTgccgccagcccagccctgctcctcagaGATGAACAAGGTCAAGGACCTCCTGGAGGTGAACTGCACGGGACAGGCTCTCAGCGCAGTGCCCCCAGACCTGCCTGCAGACACAGGCATCCTGCTGCTCAGTGACAATCGCCTGGAGTCCCTCTCCACCACTGCCTTTCTGTCCCTCACCCAGCTTCAGGACATTGACCTGGCCAACAATGGGCTGGTGGCTCTGCACACAGGGCcgctgctgctgtccctgaagGAGCTGACCCTCTCCCACAATGCACTGGCAGCCCTACCTGTCCTGGAGGGCCTGCCTGCACTCACCCACCTGGCTGTGGCTCACAACAGCCTGGAGACCTTGGCCCCAGGGGCTTTCCGCacagtgccagagctgcagaaccTGGACTTGCGAGGGAACAagatgcagcagctgccccaggaggCCTTTGCAGGGCTGAAGGCACTCAAGGAGTTAGACCTCTCAGACAATCTCCTGAAGGAGCTACCCAAGGAGTTGCTGCAGGACCTGAAGAAGTTGGAGACCCTCTGGCTCTCAGGGAACCAGCTGCAGACCCTGCCAACTGACTTTTTCCCAAAGGGGCACTTCTTCATGTATGTTTTCCTCACTGAGAATCCCTGGCATTGCAACTGTGACCTGCACTACCTCCAGACCTGGATCCAGAAGAATGCTGACATTGTTTATCAGCCAGAGCGGGGTCTGGAGGAAACAAAGGTGGAGGTCGCACCTGAGAAGGTactgtgccacagccctgctgagcatAGGCAAAAGCCCATCATTCACTTTAAGCTTAACTGCAGCATTGTGGAGGATGCGGATGAGGAAGGAGGGGATGAATATAATTATGAGGAAGAAACAAGAGAGAAAGCTACCATGACCACCTTCCCCCCACATCCATTCATCCCCAAAGAGCACACTACCATGCCCTGTGCTATTACCTCATCTTGCCTTCCTACCCTTACTACCACAAGATCTCCCCTCACCAGACCTTCCCTCAGCACCCCTTGTACCTCCACCCTTTCCCCAAACCCTTTGCTTGTGGTGCTGACAAGCATCAGAGCTCCCGGCACCACCATTCCTGTACCAGCCAGTCTCACTATGACACCCACACAGACCCCCAGTACTGCCACCATTCTCACGGCTGCTACCACCATCACCCTGCACAGACCTGCCACCTTTGACAATGCCCCTTCACTGCCAACAGCTATGAGCAACAGCCCTTCTAGCACCAGTGGCCATCCCCAAACCACCCTTGCTGCCAACAGTATCTATGGCAGTCTCGTGGGGTCCACTGGAACATTTCCCACCACTTCCACAGCAGTGCCTTCCACTGCCATGCTAGAGGCCTCTTCCATTGTCACATCTCCATGTCCAACTCTGATGTCAGCCAACACCATGCTTTCCACTCATGCCCCAACACTACCACCTCCCTTGGACACCACACACTTCACCCAACCTGCATGTTCCCCCCtacctgctcctcctcccctctgcccATGCTCCATCCCAGGACAGGCTGTACCTGTGCTGCGTTTGCAGGCAGGTGGGGAGGCTCTGCAGTGGGGGCAGTGGGTGCTGAGGCACTGCTGCCTGTTGCACTGGGTGCTCTATCTGGCTTCCTTGGCTCTGCTGGTCCTGACCATGCTGGCTCTAGCAGGTTGGCTGACATGGATGTGTCTGGTGGGACAACCCTCCTGGCACCAGTCCCTGCAGACCCAAGAGGTGCAGTATCCATTGCTGGAATGGAGGGAGTCAACAGGAAACCCTATGATGCATCTCAGCAGCTTCAAAATCCCCCTCCAGCAACCTAAATTCTGTACAATCAAGGAAGTGGAGTTGTGCCCTGAGGTTACCTACTGCACAATTAAAGATCTGGGGATACAGCGCAGTTGTCCTGCAAGCTACTCCTTCTGCACAACAAAGGAGTTGTGGGTTCA CAGTCCTCTGCATGCATTAGTCAAGCCTTTCTCCAGGAAGCTGATGGTCACAGACCTTAGCTTCCTGTGGACCCCATCTGCTTACAGCCTAGACAGGGGTGTTGAGACTATCGGTGATGTCAGAGTGAAATATGCAGGTAACACCATGTAA